GTCACGTGGCCCGAGTTCGGTCAGATGCATCCGTTCGCGCCGGCCGAGCAAACCGTCGGCTATCGCAAGATGATCGATCAGCTCGAACAGATGCTGGTCACCGCGACCGGCTATGCGGCGGTATCGTTGCAGCCGAACGCGGGCTCGCAGGGCGAATACGCAGGTCTGTTGATCATTCACGCCTATCACGCGTCGCGCGGCGAAGCGCATCGCAACGTCTGCCTGATTCCCGCTTCGGCGCACGGCACGAACCCGGCGTCGGCGCAGATGGCCGGCATGCAGGTCGTGGTCGTGGGATGCGACGCGCAGGGCAACGTCGATGTCGAAGATCTGAAGAAGAAGGCCGCGCAGCACGCCGACAAGCTCGCGGCGATCATGATCACGTATCCGTCGACGCACGGCGTGTTCGAACAGAACGTCCGCGAAATCTGCGAGATCGTGCACGCGCACGGCGGCCAGGTGTACGTGGACGGCGCGAACATGAACGCGATGGTCGGCCTGTGCGCGCCGGGCCAGTTCGGCGGCGACGTCTCGCACCTGAACCTCCACAAGACCTTCTGCATTCCGCACGGCGGCGGCGGACCGGGCGTGGGTCCCGTCGCGGTCGGCGCGCACCTCGCGCAGTTCCTGCCGAACCAGACTTCGTCCGGCTACGAGCGCGCGCCGCAAGGCATTGGCGCAGTCTCGGCCGCGCCTTACGGCTCGGCGTCGATTCTGCCGATCTCATGGATGTACATCGCGATGATGGGCGCGAAGAATCTGGCCGCCGCGACCGAGACCGCGATCCTCAATGCGAACTACGTCGCCAACAAGCTCGCGCCGCATTATCCGGTGCTGTATTCGGGCCCCGGCGGCCTCGTCGCGCACGAGTGCATTCTCGATCTGCGTCCGATCAAAGACACGAGTGGCATCACCGTCGACGACGTCGCCAAGCGCCTCGCCGACTACGGCTTCCACGCACCGACGATGAGCTTCCCGGTGCCGGGCACGCTGATGGTCGAGCCGACCGAGTCGGAGTCGAAGGAAGAGCTCGACCGCTTCATCGAGGCGATGATCGCGATCCGGGAGGAAATCCGCGCGGTCGAGGAAGGCCGCTCCGATCGTGAGGACAATCCGCTGAAGCACGCGCCGCACACGGCGGCGGTCGTGATCGCCGACGACTGGAAGCACGCCTATGCGCGCGAGACCGCCGCCTATCCGCTGAAGACGCTGATCGCGAACAAGTACTGGCCGCCGGTCGGCCGGGCGGACAACGTGTACGGTGATCGCAACCTGTTCTGCTCGTGCGTGCCGATCGCAGATTACGAATAAGCAGCGCCCGCCGCCGGCCGCCAACGCAGCTCGCGTGAGCAGGCGGCGCCGCGCGGTGAAGGTGCGCGGGCGCCCGCGCGCGTTTCTGTCGTTGAAAGCCGCAACCGGCTAACATCACACACCGAATCAGCCTAACGAGGAGTTTCGCATGGCGCGAAAGGTGCGATTGATGCAAAGCCAGGCAGCGGCGGCCGGCGCCCGTGTGTGGCGATCCGCGTACGCGGTGCTGCTGGCCGGCGCGGCCGCGTTGCTGCCGCTGCGCGAGGCGCAAGCCGCGATGAATTTCTGCGCGGCGCCAGCGCTGCAAACGAGCGAGCGCACCAATGCCGACCCGGGCGTCAAGGCGCTCGTCGCCAACGTGCAGGCGCGTCTGAACGAGCAGCCGCACGCGCTGGCCAAATTGCACACGGAGGGCACGCTGCCGCACGAGGGCATCTACGACCAGAGCGTCGCAGCGGAGCAGGATCTCGACCTGCTGCGCGACGCCGCGCTCGCGTGGCGCGCGACCAGCGACGACCGCTTCCTGAAGCTCGTTGACCGTCTGTTGTATGCGTGGGTCACGACCTATCAGCCGAGCTTCAATCCGATCGACGAAACGCGTTTCGAAGGGCTGATCCTCGCGTACGACATGACCGCGAGCGCCTTACCGGTGAAGACGCGCAACGCGGCGATGGCATTTCTGACGAAGCTTGCGAACGGCTACATCGCGCAGATCGACGCCCAGCCGCGTCCGCTCACGGGCACGTTTCGCAACAATTGGCAAAGCCACCGCATCAAGCTGATCGCGATGGCCGCGTTCACGCTCGACAATCGCAAGATGATCAATGCCGCGCAGCGGCTGTTCGTCGAGCATATCGGCGACAACATTGCGCCGGACGGCTCGACGATCGACTTCGGCGAACGCGACGCGCTGCACTATGTGACGTACGATCTGCAACCGCTTGTGACGGCCGCGCTCGCCGCGCGCCGCCACAACCGCAACTGGCTGCAGGAGAAGGGCGCGAACGGCGCGACGCTGCTCGCGGCGCTGAACTGGCTCGCGCCGTTCGCTACCGGCGGCCAGACGCATCAGGAATTCGTGCATTCGAACGTTCC
Above is a window of Paraburkholderia sprentiae WSM5005 DNA encoding:
- a CDS encoding alginate lyase family protein, with protein sequence MARKVRLMQSQAAAAGARVWRSAYAVLLAGAAALLPLREAQAAMNFCAAPALQTSERTNADPGVKALVANVQARLNEQPHALAKLHTEGTLPHEGIYDQSVAAEQDLDLLRDAALAWRATSDDRFLKLVDRLLYAWVTTYQPSFNPIDETRFEGLILAYDMTASALPVKTRNAAMAFLTKLANGYIAQIDAQPRPLTGTFRNNWQSHRIKLIAMAAFTLDNRKMINAAQRLFVEHIGDNIAPDGSTIDFGERDALHYVTYDLQPLVTAALAARRHNRNWLQEKGANGATLLAALNWLAPFATGGQTHQEFVHSNVPFDAKRREAGLPGYSGQWDPKDATELFHLAARLDGRFTPVALQLAPTPPAWLAVCLPLPAR